The Mytilus galloprovincialis chromosome 11, xbMytGall1.hap1.1, whole genome shotgun sequence genome contains the following window.
GCGTGTTTAACGTTAACTATTGTATGTTTTGGAATATGCatataacaattattattttcttaattttataagttacatctttaatatattaaatgcaCATTGCTATCTTGCAGAAAAAAGTATGTATTTATGTCATAATCAGTTCATACAGTGGTATAACTGTACACCATAAGAACGAATTTGATTATCTCCTACGTATCTTAACTGTCTCTTTCATGTCTATCACcatcaattattttaaacatgttaaagtttaaTGGGTTTTGAAATTGTTTGCTGTATCCAATATTGGGACGGAAATAATTGACATTTTAGCAATAATTCTAAACAAAGATTCTTCAACATGAAATGTCAAACCACTTCCacatatttatattgtaattattaCCTACTAccattatataaataatatggaTGTTACTAAATGTACATTAGTAGAAGAATAGTCAATAACATTGTTAGAATTTACTTTTTCTCCCATTTAAATGAATAACATTTACATATGATAAggtgaaaaaatatttcaacgGTTTAATTTGGATTCTGAAAGTAGCTTTTCAAATTAAACATTGAGTAATATTGTACGCCAAGCTAAATAGTAACCAATATGTGATAATAAACAATGAATTTGTCATGGAGACAGTTTTGATACCGTTTTTAACTACAAGTTGTTAAAAAGTCAATGAGAAATGAACTatcattcaattttcattttagtATTCCATTTTTTCATACCGCTTCACTGTTCAGTTGTGTTTCAAGGTAAGTGATTCTTAACTTTAATTCGTATTTCGTAAGAAAAAACCTACACAATAACAGCAAGCGTTACTCATAAGACTTGGGCTTGAACAAATCATGCAGCCCACTTCTTTTAAATGGTGCAAATCTATAAAGGCCGACCGCGTACCCGCATAAACTCAACTGAGCAAACACTTGTGACATTTATTTTCCATCTGAACTAGAAAAAGTCAGAGGGGGAACTTTAATTGGAAGTTTAATTTTGCAGATGTATTTCTGCCTCATTTAATCCTGACGTCTTAAAATGTAAACATCTGAATGTGCCTGTGCAAGACTATATACCCCGTCGGACATTACGATGTTCAAATCTTCTTTTATGACTTGATATCTTTGGCAATAAGGAATTCAGATGATGTGATGCACTGCAAAATCAGTATTGTTTTAGAAGATTTATAACGAACTTCACTTGACCAAGGACAATATAGAGCTCGGCTCATTATACATACATTATACATGGTAATACACTACTGGCGATGCCAACATGATTTTGATGACCAATATCGATTACCTGATTACCATGCATATGTTCTTTAACCAAAGCCATGTTTCCTTTTCATTGTCATTATCAACGAATGTTGGTTTTCTGTGATCATGATGAACATTGATGTTGTCCCTCATCTTGGATGGGGTCCTTGTgtcttaatctttagttttctgtgatCATGATAATATGAACATTAATGTTGTCCCTCATCTTGGATGGGGTCCTTGCgtctcaatctttagttttctgtgatCATGATAATATGAACATTGATGTTGTCCCTCATCTTGGATGGGGTCCTTGTgtctcaatctttagttttctgtgatCATGATAATATGAACATTGATGTTGTCCCTCATCTTGGATGGGGTCCTTGCgtctcaatctttagttttctgtgatTATGATAATATGAACATTGATGTTGTCCCTCATCTTGGTTGGGGTCCTTGCGTCTGAATCTTTAGTTTTCCATGATCATGATAATATGAACATTGATGTTGTCCCTCATCTTTGATGGGGTCCTTGCgtctcaatctttagttttctgtgatCATGATAATATGAACATTGGTGTTGTCCCTCATCTTGGATGGGGTCCTTGCgtctcagtctttagttttctgtgaacatttttttatgtttgttcttCTGTCTCTTTCTGTctattgacatatttgtttttgagttcctattattaatttttatcactgatatattgaatatatGTTCGAAAGCTGTTTGGGCAGTAGAggtaagaatttaaaaaaaacaactgtatatatatgtttgcagATATAACAGACGAAACGATATGTACATCATGTCCAAGTGGATATTTTCAATGCAAAAACTGTAGATGTATACCATCGAGTTGGCGATGTGACGGTGATAAAGACTGCGGCTTAGATGATACTTCAGACGAGGACAATAGGCATCTCTGTGgtaattttgttcatttataatgaTATACTCTATATAATTTAGTAGGGATGGCATATCGTGCGTACTGATTATTTAGTTGTTTGCTTAAACTTTCTAGAGAACTTTATTCCTGATTGTGTAGACCAAATACATTAGCCGGTTTATGTACCGATCCTTTGACATCTATAATGTTCTTTCCTACTATCTTTTGCATTTAGCTTAAATTGTAATGTTAGTTACAgaccatttttttttgtcaaaaggaAATTTGTCTAAAATATTCTCTACGAGGAACTGATGGATATGTATTACCAAACATAAAAGATCCAGTGCCAACTCCAGCAATTTAAAAACCGCATGTCCCCAtccaaaattgattttaaaataaaaggtTGATCTAACTCCCGGAACCAATTGCCCAACCCGATACCTTGGATCAACCACAGAGATGGTTTACATAATTCGTATTCGAAATTTCATTAGTATCAAATATTTTAAGAttgtgtttaaaataaaaaagtttagtAATAATGTAGTtactttataaaacatgtttatccATATTAAAGCAATGGCATACATTATTCATCAATTTATCATCTATAGGTCAATGCTCCGGATTTAGGTGTGAATGTGGGAGGTGCATTCCTCAAAGATGGTTGTGTGATGGAGTTCCAGACTGCTCTGATAACTCTGACGAGATCCAATGTGAAGGCAAAGGTAAGGTATAAGGTAACAATATATCTTTAGTTTAATAGtgttaacaaatataatattactcaaatataaaaacttttttaaacGAAAGTGTGAATCTATCATAGCTCATGTATCATTGTGTGCTCTtttatttactcaaaattgttaTCATCTCCCGACTGGACATTAACGAAAGCGATGTATTActgagattttgtttgtttgaacatTACAGTGCGATCTGTGACACaggtagagcaggatctgcttaccctctgGAGCATTTATTTAGTTACATATAATTGGTTTAAACTTTGTGAAACATTCCTGTTGAATCTTAATCCCGAAATTCGTTTCGGGTACAAACGTTTTGTAACTTATTCATGTTATCTATTTtcatttctaaaaaatatttaaaaattttatgtttattacTGGATGACCGCAATTATGATTCTAATTATTGTACCAAGTCGAATACGTTACTGCAACATCGACAGTCATGGTATAGCaaactggtttacttttataaattattatttggatggagagttgtctcattgccactcataccaccCACAGTGTTGGTAGTTGAACGCTGTGGGAACTTGTTTTTTTGGTATGATCATTACCGACCATTAAGTCCTTTATCAATAAATCGTTATAGCATTAagtatgttatattttatagttttatttttcatatttgcagACTACTGTGATCTTGATCCAGATAATCACTTCCGGTGTACAGCAAGTGGAAGGTGTATAATATTGAAATGGAAATGTGATGGAGAGTTTGATTGCGGGGCTGGTGATCAGTCAGATGAAGAAGGATGCTCAAATTCATGAAGATGCTTTAATGAATACTTATATCATTGAAGAACACTgtcttaaaatacatttatttggaAGTACAACTACTTGCCTTTCTTAAAGTTTGTATTAGTAAATGTTCTAATATATTATTTGGATAATTATAACATTATCATATTCATACCATTATACATGATGTGAATAATAtcacgaaaaaataaatatagctAGTTCTGCTTTAagtattgatttatattttgcGATTGGCAATTGTTGTATAAGTAGGTTTCAGAACTAAACATAACGGCAAAAGAAATTATATCTAATACCATTACAGCAGCACTtgcttttttgtattttgtttttcaatggtAAAGGTTTGTGCACTGTTTTTGTTGGATTGATGACTACTCAATAGAGCCAAAAGATTTCAACTGGATTGATGACAACTAAATTGAAATCTTTTAACGAAAAGACCTTTCGATTTTATATAAATCATTATATGCAGGTTCAGTAACCGATATTAGAGTGAAGACCAACAAGATATATCTAGAACATATTATGTGCTTTGAGCTTACTATTAATGTTagttttttattatatattatatatattccgATAGTTTACCGTAAGGTACTATACACAATCAAGAATCAAGAACAAAACAGAATGAATAAGCACGCGTTTGTTGAAGAATACTATGTGCCTTAGGTGGCTGTCTCATGGGCAAATACTACACGTCTTTTTTTTAttggtgtttctttttcttttgggaTTTCAACCAGCGATACAGAAAGTCACTCTGCTAGATAGAGGCCCATATGTTATGTGTCGTTACAAGCAGTATAACACATAAGCCATATGCCATGCACCTCAACAGAATATCGACAAAAACAGTTCAAgcaaaatttacatatttttcagcAAATCAAAAACTGTATAGTCAATTAAACACCACATGTGTAGTACTTTAAGTATAGATTGCATGCATTTCCTACATTCGTTGTCCATGTTGTCCGTTTTGTAGGTAAAAGGCCAGAGTGCCTGCAGATAAACACTGAACTTAATAGGAAAACATCAAACTTTGGCGCTTATAATGTGCCGAATTCGACATCACTACATCAGTTTTGATAGTATAAGATAAAGTACAATGTATTTTGACTACTTACATCACTCAGGGGATAGTTTTTCAAAGAACAGAGGGCATGCTTTTTCAATCGTACCCAGTGGATATGTTCTTTTAAGGACACTAAATATAGGAGTTTCGCAATAGGAATAATGAGTTTCACTCAATCATAGTTTTATTTCATTGTCTATACTAAACTTGATGAATAAGGCTATTATGTCACAAATcaatattgaatatcaattatacatgtaataaattatATTCCTTTTTATTAAATTATGTGTAAGAAAAGAGTCAATTTAGAGTGTGCAGATAGCCTCACTTTCATCTGACCCATCAGAACAGTCGTATTCCTTATCACATGTCCAAATTAAAGGAATGCATTCTCCAGACTCACATTCATATTCTTTATAACTGCAAATATCTaccaacgaaaaacaaataatatattaagTGCATAACATATACGTATAGATTttaacatgcccttttccatattgacCCTGGTATCATCCTGAGACTCCCATATATCGGCCTTGAGGCTTTAGCTCGAGAACTGATTCAGGCTTACAAAATGTTTATTGCAATATATTGCGATAAAACACTCTTGTTTGGTTCATACATTTGTAATAATCTTATTGtatcacaaaaatattaaatttgttcaAAAAAGCAATGATTAAAAAACCCTTATTAATAAAATACCGAAactcaagaaaaagaaaaatagaaaagtcgttaaaacaaaatggaaaataaaaaaaatctagtctagAGCATTGTAATGTAAAACAGCTGTCGAACTCTTGGCTTGAAACATACATTCGTAATGTATGAAAATGTGAATAAATCCTGCTTTTATTACTTGATAGACCTCTCACTGGTCATGTCTTTTCTGAGAATGTGTTCAGATTTGAGTTATTCGAATTACAGCGAATACATTCATGGTTTTGTTTAGACGAATATAAACTTGTGTGTTacgttttaataatttattaaaggggcactagctgtcaaattcatggtcaccgatttgactcaaattctcatatttcatttataactatgtaaaacatttatccaaactatccgaagtctaaaataaacagtgtacagagcatggggtagataatatataggttcgtttcgtgtgttttttagtctagacgccatctaattaactatcgatttgtcctcagatgaccatataagcgatgtaaacataaataaagatattaaaccaagacgtgcaattggatttttataggtctgtttgattttatttaatatattaaaaatagacgtttctcattgcttttaaccgtataagaatgattgtATGTGCATCGAACTAGTAATCAAATGAATTactgtagtttcactttcattgttgacattctttttctttaaataatcagtacacgtacaatgcatgcgttgtcaatctctagctaaaggttaaattgaagttcacatgaatacggatttaaagaggttgactcattcacttgcaagtgaataactaattatcaatgtttcttagcgtaatttgacaagaTTGAACCTTTTTGACTGCAAAAAgcgaatttttatttcactatttcactttcattattgattgaacaaaaagaaatcaaactttagatgttttatatatctcgtagctagtggcGCTTTAACATATGTGTACATTTTACGATGAATTTGTAAACCAGTGATTATGTACAATTCCCTGGAATAATTAGCGgttttgtaaaatcattttaacaGTTATAGTGATTTTGTACTGGTGTATACAACATGCAACAGTGAAATTTTAATCTCATGGATGTAGTAAAAGCCCTCAAATAGGTTAGGATGTTATAAATTCACTGAAATAAGTgctaaaatttttataaaatccctgattCAAAGTTAAAAGTtgatatcaattttttttgttactttattaatatcaaaatagacccTTGATTTTGAAATGTATGTGTTAAAAAATACTTTAAGTTCAAACAAGCTTAAGTGTAGATTGATTTTGAACTGATATAAAGACTATAATCTACTAATTTTTGTGTAAAAAGAGTTTGGGTGTCATTTATTGCTACTGATGTTTTTCGATAGGCTATTCTGTTATGTTCACATCTATTCACAAATGGAAGACTATTTTACTACTTGTCAAAATGATATGGAAGGGACAATAGATACAGATGACTGATTTAAAAACAGAGAATCGTCAGTTCTTCTGTCACCCTAACAAAATGTCATTAAGGCAAAAAATAACCTTACAATTGCCGTTATATTTCTAGATCGCATTTGAAAAGTAGTTGTGAATAACTACTGTCGGCTTTTTAAAAGaaacttttcaaatttcaaatatttaaaccGCACAATAGTTTGGTATTTTCTTTCCTTTGGGTTTATAAAAGCAGATAAGGGTTGAAAATCATTACGACAGAAAGGGAAAAAAAAGCATATTCAACTCgcattttttataatataaaaaatatgggtATTCTCAATGATCCTACACCataatgaaaataacgttacgtcattggtagAAAATCCATTGTTTAGTACGTTTTCCGGAGCAtatgagatcaccccaagtttttggtgtggtttgtgttgcttattcttcagttttctatgttgtgtcttctgtactattatttttctgtttgtcttttttatttttagcaatggcgttgtcagtttattttctatctatgagtttgactctccctttggtatatttcgtccctcttttaaaccaTTCATAACGTTTCGGTGTAAGCTTTTGAAATGATAACATAGAATGTAACTTTGAATTTGAAATGCTGTTGTGAATCTAACCTGCATCACAATCATTCTCATCTGACGTATCGTCTGCTCCACAATCAAATTCACCATCACACTTCCATCCTTTGTGTATGCAATCTTTACTGACAGAACAACGGAAACTGGTTTAAGCGTCGCACGCATCTTTCGCTATGAATGAAACCAACTTGTAAGTTTCTTTTTATATTCGATATGAGCAACATGAATGTTGATGTGTTATATCTCACAAGTCCAGGGTAACTAAGATATAGAAATCATTTCTGATTATCAAAATGATTTATCTGCTACTTGTGTCTATTGttaaaaaaatcgaaataataaagaggtatagggtgagggttgagatctcaataAACATGTTAACCCCGCAGCATTTTCACTCCTGTCCGAAGCCAAATCCTCtgtcatttgtttattttgtgtgaTTTTTAGTTTCATTTCCTTATATATGTAATCTTCGGTTGTTATCTGCTTTTTTGTAGGGTTTTTGActgtttgacatattccccatttcagtTCTATATTTTACGTAATATTTGGTTACGAAAAGTTGATTCCGTAGTGCATGATAGGTACATTTTCTCTGTCATATTTCCGATAGAACGGGTATTGATGCAATAGTTACATGCTTACCTTCAACGAAACAGTCGTGTTcatcaaaatttataacaaaaatacctaactgcaaaaattggcaaaatcaaaagctcaaacacaccaaacgacaGTATTCATGTAAGAACTGATATGCATATGAATCGGCGTCATATGTCAAGCTTTGGTACAGTAGGCTGAAAGAGCAAATTTGAACCAACTCCTACCTAATAATTCACTACAACTGTTTTCATCTATGCTATCACCTGGTCCACAGTCACTGTTTCCATCACATCGCCATTGCTTAGGAATACAGGAACCAGATAGCTCACACCGAAAATATCTACCGGGATTCTTTGCACAGTTATCATCTGGATGAGATATATGAAAGTTATAAGTATGTGCCACGTATCAAACATAATACAGCAGTGATTTCCTGGAGTTGACATTTACTTACAACTAGTATGTTTTATTGAGCCTATTGTCTAGTAACCGTTTGTATATCAATCCCAAGATAAAAAACCTAAAGAATGGTAAATAACTAACCAGGTTCTAGTTCTTAACATGTACAACTTAACCATAAGCAATACAATTAGAAATGTATCAGAACGACGTCTTAATCAGTTGGCATACATATGCATGTTATTGTGTTGTCTAACTGTGCCTGTTCGTCCGGATATCAtagtttaattaatttaaaactgttattttgtTTCATCTGATTTGAATTGTTAAGTAATGGGTATGaaagaattttcaaaataaagcTCATTACAATTCAAGCTTGGGTTGCTCACGACAATGTATGACTCGGAGTTCAATTTAATTGCAAACATTCGTATGACAAAATGTTAACTGTAAAAATACCGCTTCTTGATGTTTTGTCTTACAATAGTTTTATTAGGTTCAATTGATTAAACGATCTTACTAAGCTAGAAATTCGGGATTAGGGAAAAGTGTTCCAAGTAGGTAATATTAACTCACCTGAAAGTTTACAATAAGCTTCATCCGTATTATCATGTGGTCCACAGTCTCGTTCTCCGTCGTATTATCACGTGGTCCACAGTCTCGTTCTCCGTCACATTTCCACTCTATTGGTATACAGTTACCATTCTTACATCGCATCTGTTTTGTCGTACCACGTGTTGGACATTCCTCGCCTTCGTgcaaatgaaaatgaataaaatgatatTGGATATACGTGAATGAGACCGCAACGGAATCAACGCTAACAATAAATACATGTGGAAGGCAATATACACTCTACAACAACAGGTGTAATTCAACGCAATATGTCAAGCTTTAAATCAACCCGAGCCTTGAAAAGTCGAGAAATAATGTTTAAACGTTGTCATAATTGCAGTATAGAAACTGAACTGTAAGGTAACCTTTGATCTTGTCTGTGAATCATTCTTTACAAGTGAATGTACAATCATTAAAAGCAACTTGCGTGTCAAACTTTTAGGATTACACTACTATTGTATTGCCAAACCTAATCACTGTATCATAGGGACTTTTATTTCGAATTGAATAACGTTGAAATAATACGTATATATTCAAAATAATCAAAGGGGCACTGTTtgtcaaatttatgttcaccgatttgactctaattttcatatttgatttatgacaatgcaaaacatttattcaaattataaagTCTACAATAATCGGTTAATTCATTtagtgtgtattttagtctagacgtcATGTGATTAACTGTCGAGTTGATTCCTAAGACTTCCGATTGCCTAAtaacgatataaacataaatattgatataaacaGATATCAAACTCGTGCATTTGGATTTTTCTATTCcgataagtttttaaaaatatgttaatcatcgtGTTTTCCTGTATAAGaaagattttttgggggtcgAAACAGTCAATCAGATGATTCCTtcgtttcactttcaatgttgacattatttttatttatataattgaacACGAGCAACGCATGCaatatccatctctagctaaggagTTACATTGATTGAAGTTTATATggatacggatttaatgaggtcgaataaGCCACTTGCAAGTgcataattcatcatcaatgtttcttagcttattgtGGCAAAATTGAACCATGAACCATGCTGGCTGCTAAAAGCTATataatatttcactatttcacttttattaatgaTTCAACAAAACAAATcctatttaatattttgtatatatctctaagctagtgcccctttaaacgaaaacaaaatatCAGCGTTTTCCTACATTACCTGATGGTATACGAAAGGATGTATTGAATGTTTAATGAAAGAATCTTTATGTGGTGTGAACGTACAgattcaaaaacaaacaaaattctcTGGTATCCATATCTTTTCCTGTCCCAAGTGTCAAACTTATGCAAACCAATATGTACAAATTATTCCACATGACTTTTAAATCTACAAAACGAATCATCCACCTCGTGGCTATGGGTTATATTGATATTTAAGTCAAATTTCTATTACTCTATTTTGTCATTAAATAACCTATTCAGATAATGTGATACAATTTTTATAAAGGTTAAATAATGTAATTCAGCTTATCATATCAATTCTGTCTTCTCATCAAATATGTTTATGAACAATTATTCTAATACGATTTAAGtccttaatttttttaaacaagcaACCTTGACCTTGAAAATCCTTGAACATACGTTTACCACTTAATGATGTTGGTCAACAGTTCATGGAAGGTTTCGATACTAATTTACCCTTTTAGTTGTGAAAATTAGTTTATCTAATTTTCTTGAAATAGTAGGGGAAACCCCATAACCATTAAACGTCCTGCTCCACAAGAGGAACCTGTAGTGTTGCTCAAGATTGTTAAATAAAAATACCAAGTcataagtcttattcggtaggtgaAATTCGAGGAAGAGGGAAATAGATTTTGTAGTTACGACAATAAGGACATATCCAACGCTTTAAAACGGATGTTCCATAACGATCAGTCCACTCGGGATGACGTCCGtatgattaataaacaaataattcatGCGGGCTGGAattatcgtgattttaccacgggttggccctttatgacaaatatattACCCTGAGCGATAACGAGGgataaaatatcggcataaagggacaactcgtagtaaaatctagatatattcccCCATAAATTAGTTCGATTAATTAAtgggacaaatacggcaattcttttgaatcgaagcgctctaggtggaggcaaatatttgccgttcccataaattaaCGCACTTTTAGATTGGCGTAAAATAACGGATCAAACAGAATAAGCGAAATgctcaaactatttacaataacgtatTTAGATAGATTTGGATGAATTTTGATGATAATTTTCTTACATGTTTTCTATGTATAAAAAATGGGCTTATACCACATTTcagcatcgtttgtttacgttccTTGCAGTGATCATTTTCGGTATcagaagcgtgtattttcccgtaaaatgctttaATTATTACGTCATCATACGTCGGGtacttcattcataaaaaaacaacatatgacgtgggagtacgatcgaCACAGTCaatgcaatatattcatattttaccacgggtgtgtactcaaagcgtttgaaggacgtcatgttagaatttgtattttaaaagaaatcagGTTCATTTTTGTATAGCCAAACATTTACGTCCATGTGCCAATTGTATGCCAAATTAAGGATGTAATCTATGTTCACAGTTAACACGCGGGGCCTTTATTCTTTCAATTAGCACCATTCAACTTCATattttttgccttttattttgAATGGTAAGTTTTTATTTCGATAAAAAGGGAactaaagaattaaataaataccTAGGTTAAATAAAGTCTACGAGATAAGCTAGAAAGATACGTTTTACATTTGGAAGATAAATGACCAGTAATTTAAACTATATACCGTATCCATTCGAACTGTATTGAACAGTTATATAAGAAATGTTCAGCCCAGTCGTTTCTTTTAGAAGAAACTCTCACTAAAATgcttataataattaaaaaaaaatgcgtgAAAAGTATGAAGTGACAGGACTAAAGCTATTTATTTTCAGAATCATATTCTTCCAAATCTCAACAAAGAATCGTACGATTTACGTTTACGATTAAACTTACGTTAAGCGTAAGATTTTACCTACGAGTGTTTCACAAAGGTGATCGCAAACGTAACGTAAACGTAACGTAAACTTACGATTATAATGGAAAAGGGGTGCTCTCTTTGACAGCCGCGTTCATGTCTATAAAAAGAATCGTTCTTTCAAAACCAGGAAGAACATTCATACCATCGtattttgaaatagttatcagTTTTTTGTTAGTATAGTAATGAGGTTTAGTGAGGTAAGCATGATAAGTGTCCAATCTAGTATTAAGAAATTTTTTGCTTTGATTTTATTAGAAAATTGACTGTCGGAGGTTGTTTTTTCATGCATGGTCTGTTTTTGCTATAATATTGTTGAAGAATGATGaagtcatacaaaaaaaaaaaaaaccagttacaTTCATTGGGACTTTTTTACTAGAAATTATAAGTATCTTTGAATGCTATTTATGAACAGGTATAAAATGTGTTAAGCATTGTGAAAGTTTCTTGTGCGTGTCTAGGTTTTTTTTTGTCTGgcaaaacaacaatcaattatggaaatgtaaaaagtatatgcatatttttatttcatattttataacgCTATGCGGTGCATTTGTTACTGTATCATCCAACAAATATAATAGTCATCAGGAGATTAAAAaagcataaaatatatataaaaaaagaagatgtggtgtgattgtcaatgagacaactctccataagagacaaaaaataactaagaaattaacagttataggtcaccgtacgtccttcagcaatgaacaaagcccatacatcataatcatctataaaaggccccaaaatgacaatgtaaaacatttcaaacgagaaaactaacgacctgagttatgtaaaaattgaacaaaaacaaatatgcaacgacaacccctgaattacaggctgacatgggacaggcacatacatacatttggcgtggttaaacatgttagtgggaccCCCTTTTAACATGGGACAGTGTCAAACataacaacataagaacgaactataaaaatcagttgaaaaaggcttaactcatcagatggactaaaatacaagtggacgtggacgggtacttgtacatcccaacaacaaaaagatactaggtacagatctgagaatactcgTAGTTAAATGGCAGCTATTTCAAAGCCtccaacaactaataaaaaatcatgcatctaagactaaatcacaaatccgtacacatccaacatccaatttA
Protein-coding sequences here:
- the LOC143051344 gene encoding uncharacterized protein LOC143051344; translated protein: MNYHSIFILVFHFFIPLHCSVVFQDITDETICTSCPSGYFQCKNCRCIPSSWRCDGDKDCGLDDTSDEDNRHLCGQCSGFRCECGRCIPQRWLCDGVPDCSDNSDEIQCEGKDYCDLDPDNHFRCTASGRCIILKWKCDGEFDCGAGDQSDEEGCSNS